The Xanthomonas indica genome has a segment encoding these proteins:
- the sppA gene encoding signal peptide peptidase SppA: protein MNQPVRRSPVANFFVGLWDVMNFTRRLIFNLVFFGFLLLILLAMVFAMARGDGGKALRDRTTLLIAPEGKLVEQFSADPVSRALAKAMNDKGAQEIQLRDLVRAIEAAKTDPKIERVALRLDKLQPSGFASMREVEKALQDLRSSGKQIVAYSDNLNQWQYLLAAQANEVYLDPMGSMTLEGLGRYRQYFREGLQDKLGVDVHLFKVGEYKSAAEPYVLDAASPASKEADLFWMNDVWQRYVADIAKARKLAPEQINAGIDTMPEGVAAAGGDLAKFALQQKLVDGLKTREDVEQLLAKRGVADDDADTGYRNVDLDGYLQQLDLRRSPVDSRPQVAVVVAAGEISGGEQPAGRIGGESTAALLRQARDDDAVKAVVLRVDSPGGEVFASEQIRREVVALKAAGKPVVVSMGDLAASGGYWISMNADRIYADPSTITGSIGIFGMIPNITRTLDKIGVHTDGVGTTRFAGAFDMTRPMDPAVGQLIQSVINKGYADFTGKVAQARGKSVEAIDQVARGRVWSGAQAKERGLVDAFGGFKDAVADAAARAKLGGPDKYRVRYVEKPATPFAQFVSGFAGSRLGVWMLSDSALGHALLARSLPELDTQLRFVKDAAETRPGAPVKALAYCFCGL from the coding sequence ATGAACCAACCCGTGCGTCGCAGCCCCGTCGCCAACTTCTTCGTCGGCCTGTGGGATGTGATGAACTTCACCCGCCGGTTGATCTTCAACCTGGTGTTCTTCGGCTTCCTGTTGCTGATCCTGCTGGCGATGGTGTTCGCCATGGCGCGCGGCGACGGCGGCAAGGCGCTGCGCGACCGCACCACGCTGCTGATCGCGCCGGAAGGCAAGCTGGTCGAGCAGTTCAGTGCCGACCCGGTCAGCCGCGCGCTGGCCAAGGCGATGAACGACAAGGGCGCGCAGGAGATCCAGTTGCGCGACCTGGTGCGCGCGATCGAGGCGGCCAAGACCGATCCCAAGATCGAGCGCGTGGCGTTGCGCCTGGACAAGCTGCAGCCCAGCGGCTTCGCCTCGATGCGCGAGGTGGAGAAGGCGCTGCAGGACCTGCGCAGCTCCGGCAAGCAGATCGTTGCCTACAGCGACAACCTGAACCAGTGGCAGTACCTGCTGGCCGCGCAGGCCAACGAGGTCTACCTGGACCCGATGGGCTCGATGACCCTGGAAGGGCTGGGCCGCTACCGCCAGTACTTCCGCGAGGGCCTGCAGGACAAGCTCGGCGTGGACGTGCACCTGTTCAAGGTCGGCGAGTACAAGTCCGCCGCCGAGCCCTACGTGCTCGACGCGGCCTCGCCGGCGTCCAAGGAAGCCGACCTGTTCTGGATGAACGACGTGTGGCAGCGCTACGTGGCCGACATCGCCAAGGCGCGCAAGCTGGCGCCTGAGCAGATCAACGCCGGCATCGACACCATGCCCGAGGGCGTGGCCGCCGCCGGCGGCGACCTGGCCAAGTTCGCCCTGCAGCAGAAGCTGGTGGACGGCCTGAAGACCCGCGAGGACGTCGAGCAACTGCTGGCCAAGCGCGGCGTGGCCGACGACGATGCCGACACCGGCTATCGCAACGTCGACCTGGACGGCTACCTGCAGCAGCTGGACCTGCGCCGTTCGCCGGTGGATTCGCGGCCGCAGGTGGCGGTGGTGGTCGCCGCGGGCGAGATCAGCGGCGGCGAACAGCCGGCCGGCCGCATCGGCGGCGAGTCGACCGCGGCGCTGCTGCGCCAGGCGCGCGACGACGACGCGGTGAAGGCGGTGGTGCTGCGGGTGGATTCGCCCGGCGGCGAAGTGTTCGCCTCCGAGCAGATCCGCCGCGAGGTGGTGGCGCTGAAGGCCGCCGGCAAGCCGGTGGTGGTGTCGATGGGCGACCTGGCCGCGTCCGGCGGCTACTGGATCAGCATGAACGCCGATCGCATCTATGCCGACCCGTCGACCATCACCGGTTCGATCGGCATCTTCGGCATGATCCCCAACATCACCCGCACCCTGGACAAGATCGGCGTGCATACCGACGGCGTGGGCACCACCCGCTTCGCCGGCGCGTTCGACATGACCCGGCCGATGGATCCGGCGGTGGGCCAGCTGATCCAGTCGGTGATCAACAAGGGTTATGCCGACTTCACCGGCAAGGTCGCGCAGGCGCGCGGCAAGTCGGTCGAGGCCATCGACCAGGTGGCGCGTGGCCGCGTGTGGAGCGGTGCGCAGGCCAAGGAGCGCGGGCTGGTGGACGCGTTCGGCGGCTTCAAGGATGCGGTGGCCGATGCCGCCGCGCGCGCCAAGCTGGGCGGCCCGGACAAGTACCGGGTGCGCTACGTCGAGAAGCCGGCCACGCCGTTTGCGCAGTTCGTCAGCGGGTTCGCCGGCAGCCGCCTGGGCGTGTGGATGCTGAGCGACTCGGCGCTGGGCCATGCCCTGCTGGCGCGCAGCCTGCCGGAGCTGGACACCCAGTTGCGCTTCGTCAAGGACGCGGCCGAAACCCGCCCGGGCGCACCGGTGAAGGCGCTGGCCTACTGCTTCTGCGGTCTGTGA